The proteins below are encoded in one region of Fusobacterium massiliense:
- the ilvB gene encoding biosynthetic-type acetolactate synthase large subunit, with amino-acid sequence MADKMIKGARILLECLAKLGIKDIFGYPGGAVIPIYDELYSFKDINHYFARHEQGAVHEADGYARSSGKIGVCLATSGPGATNLVTGIMTAHMDSIPLLAITGQVSSTLLGKDAFQESDIVGITVPITKTNYLVQDIKDLPRILKEAYYIATTGRPGPVLVDIPRDIQLQEIPYEDFKKLYDKAFHLEGYNPVYEGHKGQIKTATKMIKEAKRPLIIAGAGIIKANATEELKEFIEKTNIPVAMTLLGLGSLPGSHDLSLGMIGMHGTTYANYSAAEADLIIAAGMRFDDRVTGNPEKFIPNAKIIHIDIDPAEIGKNKLIDVPIVGDLKNVLNDLLVQVPKLNHTEWINQIKEWKKEYSLIFKKKNEDILLAQEVLSEIDKITKGNAIISTDVGQHQMWSAQYLTYENPHSIITSGGAGTMGFGLPAAIGAQVANPDKKVISIIGDGGFQMTFQELMLMKQYNLPVKVFIFNNSYLGMVRQWQELFHSRRYSSVDLSYNPDFIKIGEAYGIKSVQLKNSKDLKKNLKKILESNEPVLVECIIEKEENVYPMIPAGKDVTQIVGKRGVLENE; translated from the coding sequence ATGGCTGATAAAATGATAAAAGGTGCTAGAATTTTATTAGAATGTCTAGCAAAGCTTGGAATAAAAGATATATTTGGCTATCCAGGTGGAGCAGTTATTCCTATATATGATGAACTATATAGCTTTAAAGATATTAACCATTATTTTGCAAGGCATGAACAAGGAGCAGTTCATGAGGCTGACGGATATGCCCGTTCATCTGGAAAAATAGGAGTATGTCTAGCTACTTCTGGACCAGGAGCTACAAATTTAGTCACAGGAATTATGACAGCCCATATGGACTCTATTCCCTTACTTGCTATAACAGGACAAGTTAGTAGTACTCTTCTTGGAAAAGATGCATTTCAGGAGTCAGATATAGTTGGTATTACAGTTCCTATAACTAAAACAAATTATTTAGTTCAAGACATTAAGGATTTACCTAGAATACTAAAAGAAGCATACTACATTGCTACAACAGGTAGACCTGGACCAGTTCTTGTAGATATTCCTAGAGATATACAACTACAAGAGATTCCTTATGAGGATTTTAAAAAATTATATGATAAGGCTTTTCATCTTGAAGGATATAATCCTGTCTACGAAGGTCATAAAGGACAAATAAAAACAGCTACTAAAATGATAAAAGAAGCAAAAAGACCTTTAATTATTGCTGGAGCTGGAATTATAAAAGCTAATGCAACAGAGGAATTAAAAGAGTTTATTGAAAAAACAAATATTCCAGTTGCTATGACACTTTTAGGTTTAGGCTCTTTACCTGGTAGTCATGATTTATCTTTAGGTATGATAGGAATGCATGGAACAACTTATGCTAACTACAGTGCAGCTGAAGCTGATTTAATAATTGCAGCTGGAATGAGATTTGATGATAGAGTTACTGGAAATCCTGAAAAGTTTATTCCAAATGCAAAAATTATACACATAGATATAGATCCAGCTGAAATAGGAAAAAATAAATTAATAGATGTTCCAATAGTTGGAGATCTTAAAAATGTTTTAAATGACTTATTAGTCCAAGTCCCAAAATTAAATCATACAGAATGGATAAATCAAATTAAAGAGTGGAAAAAAGAATACTCTTTAATTTTTAAGAAAAAGAATGAAGATATTCTTCTAGCTCAAGAAGTTCTATCTGAAATTGATAAAATTACAAAAGGAAATGCTATAATTTCAACTGATGTTGGTCAACATCAAATGTGGTCAGCTCAATATTTAACTTATGAAAATCCACATTCAATAATTACATCTGGTGGAGCTGGGACAATGGGCTTTGGTCTACCAGCTGCTATCGGTGCTCAAGTAGCTAACCCAGATAAAAAAGTTATCTCTATTATTGGAGATGGTGGTTTCCAAATGACTTTCCAAGAGTTAATGTTAATGAAACAATATAATTTACCAGTAAAAGTATTCATTTTTAATAATTCTTATCTTGGTATGGTTAGACAGTGGCAAGAATTATTCCATAGCAGAAGATATTCGTCAGTAGATTTGAGTTATAACCCAGATTTTATAAAAATTGGAGAAGCTTATGGAATAAAATCTGTTCAACTTAAAAATAGCAAAGATTTAAAAAAGAATT
- the ilvA gene encoding threonine ammonia-lyase, translating into MHKLYNFIEARERLSTVTVPTKLIQSPVFSTESGNQIYIKPENLQKTGSFKIRGAYNKISKLSEEEKSKGVIASSAGNHAQGVAYAAKKLGIKAVIVMPKHTPLIKVEATRQYGAEVILHGEVYDDAFKYAKELQEKEGYVFVHPFDDEDVLEGQGTIALEILDELPDTDIILVPLGGGGLVSGIACAAKLKNPSIKVIGVEPEGAASALAAIKKGEVIELAEANTIADGTAVKKIGNINFEYIKKYVDEIVTVSDYELMEAFLLLVEKHKIIAENSGILSVAAVKKLDVTNKKIVSVLSGGNIDVLTISSMINKGLVMRGRIFTFSVQLNDKPGELLKVSELLAKQNANVIKLEHNQFKNLTRFKDVELQVTVETNGEEHIKKITEEFKSNGYEIVRLNSEY; encoded by the coding sequence ATGCACAAGTTATATAATTTTATAGAAGCAAGAGAAAGATTATCAACGGTTACCGTTCCTACGAAACTAATTCAAAGTCCAGTATTTTCAACAGAATCTGGAAATCAAATATACATAAAGCCTGAAAATTTACAAAAAACTGGTTCTTTTAAGATAAGAGGAGCATATAATAAAATTTCTAAGTTATCTGAAGAAGAAAAAAGTAAAGGAGTTATAGCTTCATCTGCAGGAAATCATGCTCAAGGAGTTGCCTATGCTGCCAAAAAATTAGGTATAAAAGCTGTTATAGTTATGCCAAAGCATACTCCACTAATAAAAGTTGAAGCAACTAGACAATATGGAGCAGAAGTTATATTGCATGGGGAAGTTTATGACGATGCCTTTAAATATGCAAAAGAACTTCAAGAAAAAGAAGGTTATGTTTTTGTACATCCTTTTGATGATGAAGATGTCTTAGAAGGTCAAGGAACTATTGCTCTTGAAATTTTAGACGAATTACCAGATACTGATATTATTCTTGTACCTCTTGGTGGTGGAGGATTAGTCTCAGGAATAGCTTGTGCTGCGAAGTTAAAAAATCCATCAATCAAAGTTATAGGTGTTGAGCCAGAAGGTGCTGCAAGTGCATTGGCAGCTATTAAAAAAGGAGAAGTTATTGAACTTGCAGAAGCAAATACAATAGCCGATGGTACAGCTGTTAAAAAAATAGGAAATATAAATTTTGAATATATAAAAAAATATGTTGATGAAATCGTTACAGTTTCTGATTATGAATTAATGGAAGCATTTCTACTATTAGTTGAAAAACATAAAATTATAGCTGAAAACTCTGGAATTTTATCCGTTGCAGCTGTTAAGAAATTAGATGTTACTAATAAAAAGATTGTTTCTGTTCTAAGTGGAGGGAACATAGATGTTTTAACTATCTCTTCTATGATAAATAAAGGTCTTGTTATGAGAGGAAGAATCTTTACTTTCTCTGTTCAACTAAACGATAAACCTGGAGAACTTTTAAAAGTTTCTGAACTTTTAGCAAAACAAAATGCTAATGTTATCAAACTTGAACATAACCAATTTAAAAACTTAACAAGATTTAAAGATGTTGAATTACAAGTTACTGTTGAAACAAATGGAGAAGAACATATTAAGAAAATTACTGAAGAATTTAAAAGCAACGGCTATGAAATTGTGAGATTAAATTCTGAATATTAA